A window of the Phaseolus vulgaris cultivar G19833 chromosome 5, P. vulgaris v2.0, whole genome shotgun sequence genome harbors these coding sequences:
- the LOC137834439 gene encoding uncharacterized protein, with protein sequence MKTKLREEIMEEMRKETDLMWLEMKKENDRMRQEFLSQQVCAEPIEPLVSPTPKSTKGSCAAPPTSGDDINGQTEDCELLVVGGKLPRVVALGKVYKNATTLHNVPLSPDVAKVTVEKVRFPDARVPLPSDEVTTVADAFQTFVAWPRELIRSMPEPHEPFQPPTPKKKREVPVDDPMASLRLIASQIGNDPFPVPWDNTFFQINTELPLMIYNTDLSEFISGNQELNISIIQFFMMFLHRVCITEGKENMYGFVDPAYTNPVGPNSTETQAYITNILEKEGKQIYLCPYINEHHWQLLVLSMVDKTAVWFCSLHKKMPTKFKDIIDT encoded by the exons atgaagactaagttacgtgaagaaataatggaggagatgagaaaggagactgatttgatgtggctggagatgaaaaaggagaatgatcgaatgcgacaagagtttctatcgcaacaagtttgtgctgagccgattgaaccccttgttagtcccactcccaagagcacaaaggggagttgtgcggctcctccaacatcaggggatgatatcaatgggcagacagaggattgtgagctactggtagtgggcggcaaacttcctcgggtggtggcacttggaaaagtctataaaaacgccaccaccttacataacgttcctctctcccctgatgtggcgaaggtaactgttgaaaaagtacgatttcctgatgctcgtgttccactaccttcagatgaggtaaccactgtggccgatgcatttcagacattcgttgcctggcccagagagctcattcgatctatgcccgaacctcat gaaccttttcagccaccaactccgaaaaagaagcgtgaggttccagttgacgatcctatggcttccctacgtctcattgctagtcagattggcaatgatccttttccagttccgtgggataatacattttttcaaatcaacactgaactgccactgatgatttacaacacagatttatcagaatttatatctgggaaccaggagctcaatataagtataattcaattttttatgat gtttttgcatagagtctgtatcactgaggggaaggaaaatatgtatggattcgtagatcctgcatatactaatcccgttggaccaaactcaactgagactcaagcatacatcactaacatcctggaaaaagagggaaaacaaatttatttatgcccttacattaatga gcatcattggcagttacttgtcttatcaatggttgataagactgctgtgtggttctgttccctacacaagaagatgcccacaaaatttaaggatatcattgatacgtaa
- the LOC137835191 gene encoding protein CUP-SHAPED COTYLEDON 2-like — protein MDSSYHHLDHTEAHLPPGFRFHPTDEELITYYLLKKVLDSTFTGRAIAEVDLNKSEPWELPEKAKMGEKEWYFFSLRDRKYPTGLRTNRATEAGYWKATGKDREIYSSKTSSLVGMKKTLVFYRGRAPKGEKSNWVMHEYRLEGKFAYHYLSRNSKDEWVISRVFQKSNTSNGGSAMSASSGSKKTRMNTTNSSLCPEPSSPSSVYLPPLLDSSPYANTTTAVNFTGRNNCSYDSTTKKEHVSCFSTIAAATAAVVSPNNFTNASFDLPPSQSLGTDPFARFQRNVGVSAFPSLRSLQDNLQLPFFFPPAAQPFSVSGTGDLLWPMPEEQRLVDAASNVPLGVSELDCMWGY, from the exons ATGGACTCCTCCTACCACCACTTGGACCACACTGAAGCTCACCTGCCACCTGGCTTTAGGTTCCACCCCACTGACGAGGAGCTCATAACGTACTACCTTCTCAAAAAGGTTTTAGACAGCACCTTCACTGGTAGAGCCATAGCTGAAGTAGACCTGAACAAGAGTGAACCATGGGAGCTCCCAG AGAAAGCTAAAATGGGTGAGAAAGAGTGGTACTTCTTCAGCTTACGTGACAGGAAGTACCCAACTGGGTTACGAACCAATAGGGCTACTGAAGCTGGTTACTGGAAAGCCACTGGGAAAGATAGAGAGATTTACAGCTCCAAGACCTCTTCTTTGGTCGGGATGAAGAAAACCTTGGTTTTCTACCGTGGTCGAGCTCCCAAGGGGGAGAAAAGTAACTGGGTCATGCATGAGTATCGCCTTGAAGGCAAATTTGCTTACCACTACCTTTCTCGCAACTCCAAG GATGAGTGGGTCATATCGCGCGTGTTCCAAAAGAGCAACACATCCAACGGCGGCTCCGCCATGTCTGCTTCAAGTGGCTCCAAGAAAACAAGAATGAATACCACCAACAGCTCTCTCTGCCCAGAACCAAGTTCACCCTCTTCAGTTTACCTTCCGCCTCTTCTAGACTCTTCACCGTACGCCAACACAACCACCGCGGTCAACTTCACTGGCCGTAACAACTGTTCCTATGACAGCACCACCAAAAAGGAGCACGTGTCCTGTTTCTCCACAATCGCTGCAGCCACCGCTGCTGTTGTCTCCCCAAACAACTTCACCAATGCAAGCTTCGACCTTCCACCATCTCAGTCTCTTGGAACGGATCCCTTCGCTAGGTTTCAGAGAAACGTTGGCGTATCTGCCTTCCCAAGTTTGAGGTCACTGCAAGACAACCTCCAGTTACCGTTCTTTTTTCCTCCAGCAGCACAGCCCTTCTCCGTCAGTGGCACCGGTGATCTCCTCTGGCCGATGCCGGAGGAGCAAAGGCTGGTTGATGCGGCATCCAACGTTCCACTGGGGGTGTCGGAGCTTGATTGTATGTGGGGATACTAG